CTGCCGCAGGGAGGGAATCACGGGGGAGATCGATTCGGCGTTGAAGGTCGAGGTCACGGCACCTCCCGTAGAGGGAAAGGCGAACAATGCCGTGGTGAAACTTATCGCGAAATCCCTCGGCCTCCCCAAGACGGCCGTCAAGATCGAGTCGGGCGAAAAATCCAAGATAAAGAGAATCAGGGTCACGGGGGCGACACCCGAGGAGATCCAGCGGCTTATTCCGTAAAATCGATCATGTTAGGCAATTACTCCGGATTGAATTTCTTCAGGTCGAGAGCCGTCTTTTTTATCTCCTTTGCGAGGATATTAAAGGTCTGCCCGAGGCCCTCGCCGTAGTTTTCGGGGCTCTGGCCGAACAGCTCCATCTTTTCCGAAAAGGCCACCATGATGTCTCTGGCGATCTCCAGGTAAAGGTCGTTTCTTGTCTCCGGCATCTTACAAACTCCTGAAATTCAAGAATACAAAAAATTATATCTCCAAATCACAAACGATGTTAGCACAAAACCGTTCCCTGATAAACGGCCAATCGCATAAAAACCACTCTCCCTTAATCACCGACAGAGGAGTTTTCATCTGCCAACCGCGGATGCCATTTATTTATACGGCACAAACGGGCGGGCCCTATCCCAACGGTAACGCTATCCGAACCCATTCTTGAAGATGTTGGCCAAAAATATCAGGAGGACGACAAAGAAAACCGACCAGATAATAATGCGAAAGACGGATCTCTTCGGCCTATCGAGCTTCTCCCCCTTGAGCGTCGCCACCCTCCTCTCCAGGCTCGGATGGGATTCCTCCTCGGAGCCGCGTTTGTCAAACCTCCTCGGAATCATATTCAGCTCATATATCTTTTCCAGGGCCTTGACTAAAAGCATCGGATCGCCCGTCAAGGACGCCGCGATCTCGTCGGCCGCCGTCTCGAACCTCTGGCTCATCCTGCGAAAGAAGACGATGAAGAGGAAAAAGAGCAGAAATACGGCTATCACGGCCGCGGACAACAAGAGGTTGCCCGTGGCGAATGCGGAGAATATAGGCGTCAGGAGCCAGAGGAAAAGGGCGAATCCGAGATAGAGGAGTACGGCCGACACCGTCCGCCTCTTGATACTCAACAGATGCCCTATCTCGTGGGCCGAGACCGCCAGTATGTCCTCTCCTTCAAGCTCCTTTAGCAGCGGCCTCGTAAAGTAGATCGACTTCAAGGGGGCCGCAAAGGCGTTGAAATAGGGATACCCGAAGGTCTCTATTACAAAGAGATCGATCTTCTCCCTTGCGATACCCGCCTTTTCGGCAAGCTTCAAAATCGAACCGGAGATACCGCCCTCCCCACCCGCTTCTTTCAAGGGTATCAACACCCCCGTTACCCTACCCATAAGCCTCACCTGAAACAGCACCGTCAGCACAAAGAGGGCAGCGGCCGCAAACAGGAGGGCCATATCCATATAGAATCTCCCACCTATTCCCCCCCTGTCGTAAAAAATCCCCTCAAATAAAGGCCCCTGGAAGAAGGGATAATAGAGGAAGACCAGGACGACGAACAGCGCCAAGAACCTCGCCGCAAAGAAGAAGGTCTGGAACTTCATATACCCCATCATCGAATACGGTATCCCCCGAATCTTTCTGTCGGCGATGCCCAAAATCCACGCCTGAAGGAGGAAGGCGACGGCAATGAAGAGGATCGACAGCAATATCCGTAGAGCCGAAGAGATCGATTCCGGCAAAAAGGTCATTACAATTATCAGTCCCAAGATTAGGGACAGGAAGAAGACCCCATTCGACCTCTTGAGGAAGGCCCACCGCCTCCTCGCCATTACCTCCCTATCCTCGGGCGCCCTCAAGAAGGATACGGCATAGTAAATCCCGGTAAAGATGGGGGGCAGGAAAACAAGGAGTATCAGTAACAAAATAAGTGTCATATTCTTTGATCGCAAATGGATTAAATCTATCTAATAATATTCCGCCGCGCACTCCATGTCAAGGGAAAGGTGACTTGCAAAGGGGGTATATATTTGTAATAATATACGGACAGGCCGAAATCTCACGGGACGTTCGGATTTGTTCAATCCCATTTGTTAAGACCAGAGGTTTTTAAATGCGGGCAGAAGGAAAAGGTCGGGGTTTGAAAGAAGAGAGGCGCTCTCTCCTGGCGCTCCTGTCCGACATAAAGGACATGAAATCCCGACAAATTGCCGACGATCTGGTCATGAGCACATCCGCCCTTTCGGAGAGGCGGATGAGAAGTCTGAGGCTCAAGGACAAGCTTTACTGTATGCCGGACGAATTCATCGTCGAGATAATAAACGATATATTTTCCAAGGCCCGCCCCGGCGACATACCCAGGGCGATCTTTATCCTGAGCGTCGTGGACATCTTCTCCATTCCGAACGAAATGGAAAACCAGAGGCTTTTGAAGATGTACGCCCACTGCCGACAGCGGGGTTACGAAAACACGGCCCACCTCTTTATCTGCCCGGAGCCGAAACGAAAGCCGTTCAGCAAATACGACTTCGTTGAGGGTCGTGAG
The Candidatus Zymogenus saltonus DNA segment above includes these coding regions:
- a CDS encoding DUF167 domain-containing protein; amino-acid sequence: MINTVKKNNDIIFTVQVRAGCRREGITGEIDSALKVEVTAPPVEGKANNAVVKLIAKSLGLPKTAVKIESGEKSKIKRIRVTGATPEEIQRLIP
- a CDS encoding M48 family metalloprotease, which codes for MTLILLLILLVFLPPIFTGIYYAVSFLRAPEDREVMARRRWAFLKRSNGVFFLSLILGLIIVMTFLPESISSALRILLSILFIAVAFLLQAWILGIADRKIRGIPYSMMGYMKFQTFFFAARFLALFVVLVFLYYPFFQGPLFEGIFYDRGGIGGRFYMDMALLFAAAALFVLTVLFQVRLMGRVTGVLIPLKEAGGEGGISGSILKLAEKAGIAREKIDLFVIETFGYPYFNAFAAPLKSIYFTRPLLKELEGEDILAVSAHEIGHLLSIKRRTVSAVLLYLGFALFLWLLTPIFSAFATGNLLLSAAVIAVFLLFFLFIVFFRRMSQRFETAADEIAASLTGDPMLLVKALEKIYELNMIPRRFDKRGSEEESHPSLERRVATLKGEKLDRPKRSVFRIIIWSVFFVVLLIFLANIFKNGFG